A window of the Thalassophryne amazonica chromosome 11, fThaAma1.1, whole genome shotgun sequence genome harbors these coding sequences:
- the xkrx gene encoding XK-related protein 2 → MEEHERDIIDMEPQERPPVADNGVMMVVQHRRIHPPFSVVLSTLIYCAEFVLAAVLCSRYSKTHDSVWLGFTLTFMLVPAVLIQFTLVFIHRDLGRDRPLVLFLHLLLLGPLIRCIEALVIYFKADKKEEPYVTISRKISLKKGQGTTMEWEIGQSERNLAAHRNAFKRMAVIQAFLGSTPQLTLQLYATIQEKYVLPLRLALMIITLISITYGALVCSVLAIQIRYDDYKVRMRPTAYLCMIIWRGLEITARVTALVLFTTAFTNWVILVGMLNLLFFFFLPWVEFWAKKGSLPENVEKNFSKLGTTVVLCMFTLLYACINIFCWSAVQLDLSHRELIECRQRWDHLAMYYCGRFIENFILIILWYFYKSDFYEYVCAPLLAVQLLICYSLAVLFMLLFYQFCHPCRRLFKYNIHDCLRCVCCHKGTEEERRQWDTPIHSYSTAATMVLVLQEAPDSNTAQPPDITSDLGERETAIVDDIMEAA, encoded by the exons ATGGAGGAACACGAGAGGGATATCATTGACATGGAACCCCAAGAGCGCCCCCCAGTGGCGGATAACGGAGTCATGATGGTGGTCCAGCACAGGCGTATCCATCCCCCCTTCAGCGTGGTCCTTTCGACGCTCATCTACTGTGCCGAGTTCGTCCTGGCTGCCGTGTTGTGCAGCAGGTACAGCAAGACACACGACTCCGTGTGGCTGGGGTTCACCCTCACCTTCATGCTGGTTCCGGCCGTGCTCATCCAGTTCACCCTCGTGTTTATACACAGAGACTTGGGTCGAGATCGGCCTCTGGTCCTCTTCCTGCACCTGCTGCTGCTGGGCCCCCTAATTAG GTGCATTGAGGCGCTGGTGATCTATTTCAAGGCAGATAAAAAGGAGGAGCCGTATGTCACCATCTCCAGGAAGATAAGTCTGAAGAAGGGGCAGGGGACAACCATGGAGTGGGAAATCGGCCAATCAGAGCGGAACCTCGCTGCTCACAGGAACGCCTTCAAACGCATGGCGGTCATCCAAGCATTTCTGGGCTCCACCCCTCAGCTGACGCTCCAGCTCTATGCCACCATCCAGGAGAAATACGTCCTCCCCCTCAGAT tgGCTCTGATGATCATCACCCTGATCTCCATCACGTACGGGGCTCTTGTGTGCAGCGTTCTGGCCATCCAGATCAGATACGACGACTACAAGGTGCGCATGCGCCCGACTGCCTACCTCTGCATGATCATCTGGAGAGGGCTGGAGATCACCGCACGGGTCACCGCTCTGGTCCTCTTTACCACGGCGTTCACCAACTGGGTAATCCTCGTCGGCATGTTGAAcctgctcttcttcttcttcctcccttGGGTGGAGTTCTGGGCCAAGAAGGGCTCGCTGCCTGAGAACGTTGAGAAAAACTTCTCGAAGCTGGGCACCACCGTGGTGCTGTGCATGTTCACGCTGCTGTACGCCTGCATCAACATCTTCTGCTGGTCCGCGGTGCAGTTGGACCTTTCCCACCGAGAGCTCATCGAATGCAGACAGCGCTGGGATCACCTCGCCATGTACTACTGCGGACGCTTCATCGAGAACTTTATCCTCATCATACTCTGGTACTTCTATAAGTCAGACTTCTATGAGTATGTGTGCGCACCGCTGCTGGCTGTGCAGCTGCTGATCTGCTACAGCCTGGCGGTGCTTTTCATGCTCCTCTTCTACCAGTTCTGCCACCCGTGTCGACGCCTCTTCAAATACAACATCCACGACTGCCTGCGCTGTGTCTGCTGCCATAAAGGCACAGAGGAAGAGAGGAGGCAGTGGGATACGCCGATCCACTCGTACTCCACCGCCGCCACCATGGTGCTGGTCCTGCAAGAGGCGCCGGACTCCAATACCGCACAGCCTCCTGACATCACCAGTGACCTAGGAGAGCGGGAGACGGCCATTGTTGATGACATCATGGAAGCAGCGTGA